In Papaver somniferum cultivar HN1 chromosome 1, ASM357369v1, whole genome shotgun sequence, a genomic segment contains:
- the LOC113311666 gene encoding protein DMR6-LIKE OXYGENASE 2-like, which translates to MGIMIKDLIESTDLISLSSKHALSAKADDFTLLAEEEVEQVTLPVIDFSLLTTGSTDQRSKIIEGLRTACLHWGFFMVTNHGVPEGLKEELIKSCMNFFDLSPEEKSVYDVENAVDPCILDPILCGTNFNPASESVSFWRDYLRVLVHPVFHSPPKPEGLSEVLSEYSKRSRDITKELLKAIMEGLELEEDDIEKSLELKSGVQKFSANLYPPCPQPKLAIGLPPHADHGLLTLLMQNDVGGLQIKNKGKWVAVNAIPNSIMVNIGDHMEVLSNGKYKTVVHRAVVNNKETRISLVMTNGPPTKTAIS; encoded by the exons ATGGGTATTATGATCAAAGACTTGATTGAATCAACTGATCTCATTTCTCTTTCTTCCAAACATGCACTCTCTGCAAAAGCTGACGATTTCACTCTGTTAGCTGAAGAAGAAGTAGAACAAGTGACTCTACCAGTcattgatttctcgctcctcacTACCGGTTCCACTGACCAAAGGTCTAAAATTATCGAAGGCCTTCGAACTGCATGTCTGCATTGGGGATTCTTCATG GTGACTAACCATGGAGTTCCAGAGGGTTTGAAAGAGGAATTGATCAAATCTTGTATGAATTTCTTCGACTTAAGTCCGGAAGAAAAGTCTGTTTATGATGTCGAGAACGCTGTAGACCCGTGCATTTTGGACCCAATTCTATGTGGAACCAACTTTAACCCTGCTTCTGAGAGTGTCTCCTTTTGGAGGGATTATCTTAGAGTCTTAGTGCATCCAGTGTTTCATTCCCCTCCTAAACCAGAGGGTTTGAG TGAGGTGCTAAGTGAGTACAGCAAAAGATCAAGAGATATAACCAAAGAATTGCTTAAGGCGATAATGGAGGGTCTAGAACTAGAGGAAGATGACATTGAAAAGTCACTAGAACTGAAATCTGGTGTTCAAAAGTTTTCTGCAAATTTGTATCCTCCTTGCCCACAGCCAAAGCTTGCTATTGGTTTACCCCCACATGCGGATCACGGTCTTCTAACCTTGCTCATGCAGAATGACGTCGGTGGACTACAAATCAAGAACAAAGGGAAATGGGTTGCTGTGAATGCAATTCCCAACTCTATCATGGTTAACATCGGTGATCATATGGAG GTACTGAGCAACGGGAAGTACAAAACCGTGGTTCATCGAGCTGTAGTGAACAATAAGGAGACAAGGATTTCCTTGGTTATGACCAATGGACCACCAACAAAGACTGCTATATCTTAA